From one Coffea eugenioides isolate CCC68of chromosome 11, Ceug_1.0, whole genome shotgun sequence genomic stretch:
- the LOC113754337 gene encoding probable signal peptidase complex subunit 1, translating into MDWQGQKLAEQLMQIMLVSFAVVAFISGFVLGSFQIMLLIYASGVLLTSLITVPNWPFFNRHPLKWLDPSEAEKHPKPVSANTSSKKKTGKK; encoded by the coding sequence ATGGATTGGCAAGGGCAGAAGCTAGCAGAGCAACTCATGCAGATAATGCTGGTGAGCTTTGCTGTGGTGGCATTTATTTCAGGCTTTGTTTTGGGCTCATTTCAGATAATGCTGCTGATATATGCTTCTGGCGTTCTATTGACTTCTCTCATTACTGTTCCCAATTGGCCTTTTTTCAATCGCCATCCCCTCAAATGGTTGGACCCAAGTGAAGCTGAGAAGCATCCCAAACCGGTGTCTGCTAATACTAGCTCAAAGAAGAAGACTGGCAAGAAGTAG
- the LOC113751956 gene encoding peptidyl-prolyl cis-trans isomerase FKBP17-1, chloroplastic-like — MEKDVGEFHDSPLWLEEAMPISSSVPQLQKISATSPSSASSRTATRRRALSVFVLTTSFSGFTQQLSLDNSSTSWSKPTGQNFVELPNSGGVKALDLRLGDEAIPVDGDKVLTNFNGIAVWTILRFDLKA, encoded by the exons ATGGAGAAAGATGTAGGTGAATTCCATGATTCTCCCCTATGGCTTGAAGAGGCCATG CCCATTTCTTCTTCTGTCCCACAACTTCAGAAAATCTCTGCAACTTCCCCTTCATCAGCATCATCAAGAACAGCTACAAGAAGAAGAGCTTTATCTGTTTTTGTACTCACCACATCTTTCTCTGGCTTTACACAACAATTGTCACTTGACAATTCTTCAACTTCTTGGTCCAAGCCCACAGGGCAGAATTTTGTAGAACTTCCCAATTCAGGTGGGGTCAAGGCCTTGGACCTTCGCCTTGGTGATGAAGCAATTCCTGTTGATGGTGATAAG GTTCTTACCAACTTCAACGGCATAGCTGTCTGGACTATATTGAGATTTGATTTAAAGGCTTAA
- the LOC113751322 gene encoding small ribosomal subunit biogenesis GTPase RsgA 1, mitochondrial-like, translated as MMIRPISLIRLRTTTFLTVPLSSALFAVNRRHRYFSIFAAAARRHSQNLGQNVSRKPNQPNKNLLKARETVKQLSSLAPALTQDNKPRLSKSQAVGLVAASQANFMRVIVQQLPEEENENELEDSGGGGGGKGGAGEGAIGMELLCVVKVVLKKIKRRVLVGDKVLVGSIDWVDRRGMIEDVFQRKTETADPPVANVDHLLVLFSTDQPKPEALALTRFLVEAESTGIPVTLAFNKSELATEEMLFTWKSKLRSWGYEPIFCSVESKHGIDTLQFNLREQTSVIVGPSGVGKSSLINALRNNKHFVGFSEQDNWYYPILGSKWFEEQRVAEVSTRSGKGKHTTRHVSLLPLMGGGYLADTPGYNQPSLIKVTKQSLAQHFPEIRKMLKDMEPTKCSFSDCLHLGEPGCIVSGDWERYAYYLQLLDEIKIREQFQLRTIGTKKEGDVRYKVGGKGVKQAEPRLEPKKHRRQSRKSLNQSILDELDEYYEDDDENIADDEDLILRAMRQENE; from the exons ATGATGATCCGTCCCATTTCACTTATCCGCCTTAGGACGACGACGTTTTTAACAGTTCCACTTTCCTCAGCCCTGTTCGCGGTTAATCGCCGCCACCGCTATTTCTCCATCTTCGCCGCAGCGGCTCGGCGCCACTCCCAAAACCTTGGCCAAAATGTGTCCAGGAAGCCTAATCAACCTAACAAAAACCTCCTCAAAGCTCGCGAAACTGTTAAGCAGCTCTCCTCTCTGGCTCCGGCTCTGACCCAAGACAATAAGCCTCGACTCTCGAAAAGCCAAGCCGTCGGGCTAGTGGCCGCTTCCCAAGCAAATTTCATGCGCGTCATTGTCCAACAGCTTCCTGAAGAAGAGAATGAAAATGAATTAGAAGATtctggaggaggaggaggaggaaaagGAGGAGCAGGAGAAGGAGCTATTGGAATGGAATTGCTGTGTGTGGTGAAGGTTGTATTGAAGAAGATAAAAAGGAGAGTACTAGTTGGGGATAAGGTTTTGGTAGGCTCTATTGATTGGGTTGATAGGAGGGGGATGATAGAGGATGTCTTCCAAAGAAAGACGGAGACCGCTGATCCGCCTGTGGCAAATGTGGATCATTTGTTGGTTCTTTTCTCCACGGACCAGCCCAAACCGGAGGCGCTTGCTTTAACGAGGTTTCTGGTGGAAGCTGAATCCACCGGAATTCCTGTTACGCTTGCATTCAACAAGTCTGAACTTGCTACTGAAGAG ATGCTGTTTACTTGGAAATCTAAGCTTCGGAGTTGGGGTTATGAACCAATATTTTGTAGTGTTGAATCAAAGCATGGAATTGACACCTTGCAATTCAACCTGAGAGAACAAACTTCTGTAATCGTAGGTCCAAGTGGCGTTGGGAAATCCAGCTTGATCAATGCTTTGAGGAACAATAAACATTTTGTGGGCTTTTCTGAACAGGATAATTGGTATTATCCA ATTCTTGGCAGCAAGTGGTTTGAAGAGCAACGTGTTGCAGAGGTGTCAACAAGAAGTGGAAAAGGAAAGCATACTACTCGGCATGTTTCTTTGCTTCCATTGATGGGCGGGGGTTATCTTGCTGATACACCAGGATATAACCAGCCAAGTTTGATTAAAGTCACGAAGCAATCTCTTGCTCAACATTTTCCAGAG ATACGTAAAATGCTCAAGGATATGGAACCTACAAAATGCTCATTTAGTGACTGCTTACACCTTGGTGAACCTGGGTGCATTGTAAGTGGGGATTGGGAGAGGTATGCTTACTATCTTCAACTGCTGGATGAGATTAAAATCAGGGAGCAGTTTCAACTAAGGACAATAGGAACTAAGAAAGAAGGTGATGTAAG GTACAAGGTGGGAGGCAAGGGTGTCAAGCAAGCAGAGCCACGGTTGGAACCAAAGAAGCACAGAAGGCAATCGCGTAAAAGTCTTAATCAGTCAATATTAGATGAGCTGGATGAATAttatgaagatgatgatgaaaaCATAGCAGATGATGAAGATCTCATTTTGAGGGCCATGAGGCAAGAAAATGAGTAG